One genomic segment of Hordeum vulgare subsp. vulgare chromosome 2H, MorexV3_pseudomolecules_assembly, whole genome shotgun sequence includes these proteins:
- the LOC123424808 gene encoding uncharacterized protein LOC123424808 translates to MAVPDAVPASPPPAARIVVVMLALVRFARVLRVAAGALTYLCLAVACISSGAAAALLVARRAWGKGSGPFLFLQALMYGGVKVCLYSVLASFALAVLLLCVQRVAYLMAVASGSTSVFEKSAFGSIKREPVAGLFRLPRAAVLGLVVDAAFFLLTVAGLLVAMMSPHVEGSIFQGQLVASVIMEVGIFGMLATACFVTIPALILHSWRQDQAEWKARPQCC, encoded by the exons ATGGCCGTCCCCGACGCTGTGCCGGCATCGCCGCCGCCGGCGGCGCGGATCGTCGTCGTGATGCTGGCGCTCGTGCGCTTCGCCCGCGTCCTCCGCGTCGCGGCGGGGGCCCTCACCTACCTGTGCCTGGCGGTTGCGTGCATCTCCTCCGGGGCCGCGGCTGCGCTGCTCGTCGCGCGCCGCGCCTGGGGCAAGGGCTCCGGCCCCTTCCTGTTCCTCCAGGCGCTCATGTACGGGGGCGTCAAGGTCTGCCTCTACAGCGTCCTTGCGTCGTTCGCGCTTGCCGTCCTGCTGCTGTGCGTCCAGCGCGTGGCCTACTTGATGGCAGTTGCATCTGGATCCACTTCGGTATTCGAGAAG AGCGCCTTCGGATCAATCAAGCGGGAgccggttgcagggttgtttaggCTTCCGCGCGCCGCGGTGCTTGGATTGGTCGTGGATGCGGCTTTCTTCCTGCTAACAGTCGCTGGTCTTCTGGTAGCGATGATGTCGCCGCACGTGGAGGGTTCAATATTTCAGGGTCAACTGGTCGCTTCCGTGATCATGGAGGTGGGGATATTTGGTATGCTTGCGACAGCTTGCTTTGTTACCATCCCAGCGCTCATTCTTCATTCCTGGAGGCAGGACCAGGCGGAATGGAAAGCACGACCACAGTGCTGTTGA
- the LOC123424806 gene encoding uncharacterized protein LOC123424806: MGGHRHGAAGGRQGEVGRPRSSRRQTTAERGRASAAAGRRGRARARAVAARSGRAQASAVAARRGRVRPRPGTAGRGAAGTTTALRRAWRGWHVRLALGVDEDDAIGGRYGKETEAALGSHRGWGRAPPLQRDEPRGAAQAAWRTGAGHGRARRGGRDLQRRGQILALPTTASAGKCERRHGQMRARAGGSGHGLTVSSPCSALMMPGGRNGCHALVERGHAGRSDVNARGVNRAKEHRGLVVVVSYVLPVRAC; the protein is encoded by the coding sequence ATGGGCGGCCACAGGCATGGCGCCGCTGGTGGTCGGCAGGGAGAGGTCGGAAGGCCACGGTCGTCGCGCCGTCAGACGACGGCCGAGCGAGGTCGGGCGAGCGCAGCCGCGGGCAGGCGCGGGCGGGCTCGGGCGAGGGCGGTCGCGGCCAGAAGCGGGCGGGCTCAGGCGAGCGCTGTCGCGGCCAGGCGCGGGCGGGTACGGCCACGGCCCGGCACGGCTGGGCGCGGGGCCGCGGGCACGACCACGGCCTTGCGCAGGGCGTGGCGCGGGTGGCATGTGCGCCTCGCGTTGGGAGTCGACGAAGACGACGCCATAGGCGGACGATACGGGAAGGAGACCGAGGCCGCGTTGGGAAGCCATCGAGGCTGGGGCCGTGCGCCGCCGCTGCAACGggacgagcctcgtggcgcagcgCAAGCGGCCTGGCGGACGGGCGCTGGGCACGGGCGGGCGCGGCGCGGTGGACGCGATCTGCAGCGCCGTGGCCAGATCCTGGCGCTGCCGACCACAGCGTCGGCGGGCAAGTGCGAGCGCCGCCATGGCCAGATGCGGGCACGAGCGGGCGGGTCCGGCCACGGCTTGACGGTGTCATCCCCGTGCTCGGCGCTGATGATGCCGGGGGGCAGGAATGGTTGCCACGCCCTGGTCGAAAGAGGTCACGCCGGCAGGAGCGACGTCAATGCAAGGGGCGTCAACCGTGCCAAAGAGCATCGcggccttgttgtcgtcgtctcctATGTGTTGCCGGTTAGAGCGTGCTAA
- the LOC123429506 gene encoding uncharacterized protein LOC123429506, with translation MAVAEAVLPSSPPPPPPSRIVVVVLALVHLALAPMLALGRVLCVAAGALPYLGFALAWVISAASAAQVVAIRAWGESSAAFLFLQALVYGGLKVLIYSILVFVALLVLLACVAYVIAVVSGSTSEFKKIASGAFTRESVADLFRLPRIAVLGYVADVGFFLLTVAGLLVAMMSPHVEGSMSQGEMVASVIMDVAAFGMHATACFVIIPALVLSVWRGDQVDRKAPSQLC, from the exons ATGGCCGTCGCCGAAGCGGTGCTgccctcgtcgccgccgccgcccccgccgtCGCGGATCGTCGTCGTGGTGCTGGCGCTCGTGCACTTGGCCCTCGCCCCGATGCTGGCGCTCGGGCGCGTCCTCTGCGTCGCGGCGGGAGCCCTCCCCTACCTGGGCTTCGCGCTCGCGTGGGTCATCTCCGCGGCCTCGGCTGCACAGGTCGTGGCGATCCGCGCCTGGGGCGAGAGCTCCGCCGCCTTCCTGTTCCTGCAGGCCCTCGTGTACGGGGGGCTCAAGGTCCTCATCTACAGCATCCTTGTGTTCGTCGCGCTTCTCGTCCTCTTGGCGTGCGTGGCCTACGTGATTGCAGTTGTATCTGGATCCACTTCGGAATTCAAGAAG ATCGCCTCAGGAGCATTCACGCGGGAGTCGGTTGCAGACTTGTTTAGGCTTCCGCGCATcgcggtgcttggatacgttgcaGATGTGGGCTTCTTCCTTCTTACGGTCGCTGGTCTTCTGGTAGCGATGATGTCGCCGCACGTGGAGGGTTCGATGTCTCAGGGTGAAATGGTCGCATCCGTAATCATGGATGTGGCGGCATTTGGTATGCACGCGACAGCTTGCTTTGTTATCATCCCAGCACTCGTTCTTAGTGTCTGGAGGGGGGACCAGGTGGACAGGAAAGCGCCATCGCAGTTATGTTGA